The following proteins are encoded in a genomic region of Fusarium oxysporum f. sp. lycopersici 4287 chromosome 1, whole genome shotgun sequence:
- a CDS encoding elongation factor G, mitochondrial, producing the protein MWRYTSILLIPTPKKKVSNGASIIGNPLLNFFAEVQDCKMRATWAARWLNCRLLLGTQQPSCGSHSFTISAAAPAWESRRAFSQTKRSCSAAQEALKKAQEDAASLTPEYVAANMSAEEAKRLSRVRNIGIAAHIDSGKTTVSERVLFYTGRINSIHEVRGKDSVGAKMDSMELEREKGITIQSAATFADWKKMENGKEETYHFNLIDTPGHIDFTIEVERALRVLDGAVMILCAVSGVQSQTITVDRQMKRYNVPRISFVNKMDRMGANPWKAVEQINTKLKIPAAAIQIPIGAEDEFLGVVDLINMQAMYFEGPRGTKVRVTDQIPGPLQEFAKEKRQALIEKLADVDDEIAELYLEEQEPTNLQIKAAIRRATIARTFTPVMMGSALADKGVQPMLDAVCDYLPNPSEIENTGLDKSQGEKTVKLVPYDSLPFVGLAFKLEENNYGQLTYIRVYQGKLSKGTYLFNSRTDKKVRIPRIVRMHSNEMEDVSEIGAGEICAVFGVDCASGDTFTDGGLPYTMSSMFVPDAVMSLSIKPKRTGDADNFSKAMNRFQREDPTFRVHVDAESEETIISGMGELHLEVYVERLRREYKTECVTGQPRVAYRETIARRADYDYLLKRQSGGPGDFARVAGWIEPNDKPDENHYESQVVGGHIPDKFLSACAKGFDVVCEKGPLLGHKVIGAKMVVNDGATHVTDSSDYAFNLATQMAFKKAFSDAGGQVLEPLMKTTITAPNEFQGNILMLMNKRNATIHDTDIGSEDFTLICDCSLNAMFGFSSQLRAATQGKGEFSMEFSHYAPAPPHLQKELVAKYQAELEAKRTK; encoded by the exons ATGTGGCGCTACACCTCCATCCTGCTAATCCCGACACCAAAGAAAAAAGTTTCCAATGGAGCGTCGATCATTGGCAACCCTCTCCTCAACTTCTTTGCTGAAGTCCAAGATTGCAAGATGAGGGCAACATGGGCTGCCAGATGGCTCAATTGCCGTCTGCTCCTCGGCACCCAGCAGCCAAGCTGCGGTAGCCATTCTTTTACTATATCAGCTGCTGCTCCCGCGTGGGAGAGTCGACGAGCCTTCAGCCAGACCAAGCGTAGCTGCAGTGCGGCGCAAGAAGC TCTCAAGAAAGCTCAGGAAGACGCTGCTAGTTTGACACCCGAGTATGTCGCCGCCAACATGTCCGCTGAGGAGGCCAAGCGCCTGTCTCGTGTGCGCAACATCGGTATCGCT GCCCACATCGACAGTGGAAAGACAACAGTCAGTGAACGAGTCCTGTTCTACACCGGCCGAATCAATTCGATCCACGAGGTTCGAGGAAAGGATTCCGTCGGCGCCAAGATGGACTCTATGGAACTCGAAAGGGAAAAAGGCATCACTATTCAGTCTGCGGCTACTTTCGCCGACTGGAAAAAAATGGAAAACGGCAAAGAGGAAACCTACCACTTCAACCTGATTGATACACCCGGTCATATTGATTTCACTATCGAAGTCGAGCGAGCCCTGAGAGTCCTTGACGGTGCTGTCATGATTCTGTGCGCTGTTTCTGGCGTTCAGTCTCAGACCATCACCGTCGACCGTCAAATGAAACGTTACAATGTCCCCCGAATCTCGTTCGTCAACAAGATGGATCGCATGGGTGCCAACCCCTGGAAGGCAGTCGAACAGATCAACACGAAGCTCAAGATTCCCGCCGCCGCTATTCAGATTCCTATTGGTGCCGAAGACGAGTTCTTGGGCGTTgtcgatctcatcaacatgcaGGCTATGTACTTCGAGGGTCCCCGTGGTACCAAGGTTCGCGTTACCGATCAGATTCCCGGTCCTCTCCAGGAATTCGCCAAGGAGAAGCGCCAGGCTCtgattgagaagcttgctgatGTCGACGACGAAATTGCCGAACTGTACcttgaggagcaggagcCTACCAACCTTCAGATCAAGGCCGCTATCCGACGTGCTACTATCGCCCGAACTTTCACTCCTGTCATGATGGGCTCTGCTCTTGCCGACAAGGGTGTTCAGCCTATGCTCGACGCTGTTTGCGATTACCTGCCCAACCCCTCTGAAATTGAGAACACTGGTCTGGACAAGTCCCAGGGCGAGAAGACTGTTAAGCTGGTTCCCTATGACTCTCTTCCCTTTGTCGGTCTTGCCTTCAAGCTCGAGGAGAACAACTATGGTCAACTCACCTACATCCGCGTCTACCAGGGCAAGCTGAGCAAGGGTACCTACCTGTTCAACTCTCGAACTGACAAGAAGGTCCGAATTCCCCGTATCGTCCGCATGCACTCCAACGAAATGGAGGATGTCTCCGAGATTGGTGCCGGTGAAATTTGCGCTGTTTTCGGCGTCGACTGTGCCTCCGGTGACACCTTCACTGACGGAGGTCTTCCCTACACTATGTCTTCCATGTTCGTTCCTGATGCTGTCATGTCTCTTtccatcaagcccaagcgAACCGGTGATGCCGACAACTTCAGTAAGGCCATGAACCGATTCCAGCGTGAGGATCCCACTTTCCGTGTCCACGTTGACGCCGAGAGTGAGGAGACTATCATTTCCGGTATGGGTGAATTGCACCTTGAGGTCTATGTGGAACGTCTCCGACGCGAGTACAAGACAGAGTGTGTCACTGGCCAGCCCCGTGTTGCCTACCGAGAGACAATTGCCCGACGAGCCGACTATGACTACCTTCTGAAGCGACAGAGTGGTGGTCCTGGTGACTTCGCCCGTGTTGCTGGATGGATTGAGCCCAACGACAAGCCTGATGAGAATCATTATGAGAGCCAGGTCGTTGGTGGTCACATTCCCGACAAGTTCCTCTCTGCCTGTGCCAAGGGTTTCGACGTTGTCTGTGAGAAGGGTCCTCTCCTGGGCCACAAGGTTATCGGCGCCAAGATGGTTGTCAACGATGGTGCTACTCACGTTACTGATTCTTCCGATTATGCTTTCAACTTGGCCACCCAGATGGCTTTCAAGAAGGCTTTCTCCGATGCTGGTGGTCAGGTGCTCGAGCCCCTCATGAAGACCACTATCACTGCCCCCAACGAGTTCCAGGGTAACATTCTTATGCTTATGAACAAGCGTAACGCCACCATTCACGATACCGATATTGGTAGCGAGGATTTCACACTCATCTGTGACTGCAGTCTGAACGCCATGTTTGGCTTCAGCTCTCAGCTTCGTGCTGCCACTCAGGGCAAGGGCGAGTTCAGCATGGAGTTTAGCCACTACGCCcctgctcctcctcatcttca AAAGGAACTGGTCGCCAAGTATCaggctgagcttgaggctAAGCGAACCAAATAA
- a CDS encoding homoisocitrate dehydrogenase produces MSFRTLRIGLIPGDGIGKEVIPAGRRILEALPASLGLKFDFVDLKAGFETFEQTGAALPDKTVEVLKNECDGALFGAVSSPTQAVKGYSSPIVALRKKLDLYANVRPVKTVMTAAKPIDMVIVRENTEDLYVKQEQTHETPEGKVAEAIKRISEKASFRIATMAGDIALRRQKIRDAGASSIHKSPLVTITHKSNVLSQTDGLFRATSKKALADPKFSSVAVEEQIVDSMVYKLFRQPEDYDVIVAPNLYGDILSDGAAALVGSLGLVPSANVGEGFAIGEPCHGSAPDIQGQNIANPIATLRSTALMLEFLNEEEAAAKIYAAVDGNLEEGKLLSPDLGGKATTEEVVADILRRL; encoded by the exons atgtctttcCGCACCCTCAGAATCG GCCTCATCCCCGGTGATGGCATCGGCAAGGAGGTCATCCCCGCCGGCCGCCGCAttctcgaagctcttcccGCATCTCTTGGCCTCAAATTCGACTTTGTCGACCTCAAGGCTGGCTTCGAGACCTTTGAGCAGACCGGCGCTGCGCTCCCCGACAAGACTGTCGAGGTTCTCAAGAACGAGTGCGATGGTGCGCTTTTTGGAGCTGTGAGCTCGCCTACACAGGCTGTCAAGGGTTACTCATCGCCCATTGTCGCTCTGCGAAAAAAGCTCGACCTCTACGCCAACGTCCGTCCCGTCAAGACTGTCATGACCGCTGCTAAGCCTATCGACATGGTCATTGTCCGCGAGAACACTGAGGATCTGTACGTCAAGCAGGAGCAGACCCATGAGACTCCCGAGGGCAAGGTTGCCGAGGCTATTAAGCGCATTTCCGAGAAGGCTTCGTTCCGCATTGCTACCATGGCTGGTGACATTGCTCTGCGTCGCCAGAAGATCCGTGATGCTGGTGCCTCTAGCATTCACAAGTCTCCCCTTGTCACCATCACCCACAAGTCCAACGTCCTGTCCCAGACCGACGGTCTCTTCCGCGCTACCTCCAAGAAGGCCCTTGCCGATCCCAAGTTCTCATCTGTTGCCGTTGAGGAGCAGATTGTCGACTCTATGGTTTACAAGCTCTTCCGTCAGCCCGAGGACTACGACGTCATTGTCGCTCCTAACCTGTACGGTGACATTCTCTCCGACggtgctgctgctcttgtcgGCAGCTTGGGTCTCGTCCCCAGTGCCAACGTTGGTGAGGGCTTCGCTATTGGCGAGCCTTGCCACGGCAGTGCTCCCGATATTCAGGGCCAGAACATCGCCAACCCCATTGCTACTCTCCGATCCACTGCTCTGATGCTCGAGTTCCTcaacgaggaggaggctgctgctaAGATCTAcgctgctgttgatggtAACCTTGAGGAGGGCAAGCTCCTGAGCCCCGACCTGGGTGGTAAGGCCACTACCGAGGAGGTTGTCGCTGACATTCTCCGACGCCtgtaa